The following are from one region of the Rosistilla carotiformis genome:
- a CDS encoding tetratricopeptide repeat protein, which produces MNKILHRTIIAGVFALWIQICPEAFAQLDRVYPTQGPVVSGTISQAQPDGVVIQVGGAERKFTLDKIDRVVFNREPGPLTEGRSLVRQEQYEAALAQLSQINISEIDRDFIKADAMFYLAYCQAKVALAGQGDKNSAVKNMYGFVTTAGKNSFHFYDAAKTLGDLALAVGSYDNAVKYYGALARASDANLQLQSRYLVGWSYLQQKQLDEAEKAFAAVASATVNSPEQLRYQKLSIAGQAAIAAAKGQADQGLDSLNKLIEESDPADAELFGRLYNAQGACLAAKSDPEGAVLAYLKTHLLFPSDPDSHAEALAELVQLWPQVGHPERANEARTILQARYPGRN; this is translated from the coding sequence ATGAATAAAATCCTCCATCGAACGATCATTGCTGGCGTCTTCGCACTGTGGATCCAGATTTGCCCCGAGGCGTTTGCTCAACTGGATCGCGTCTACCCAACCCAAGGTCCCGTGGTCAGTGGCACGATCTCTCAGGCCCAGCCCGACGGAGTGGTGATTCAGGTGGGCGGCGCGGAGCGGAAGTTCACGCTCGACAAAATCGACAGGGTCGTATTCAACCGGGAACCGGGCCCACTGACCGAAGGGCGTAGCCTAGTCCGTCAGGAACAATATGAAGCCGCCCTGGCGCAGCTGTCGCAAATCAACATTTCGGAAATCGATCGCGATTTCATCAAAGCCGATGCCATGTTCTACCTGGCCTACTGCCAAGCCAAGGTGGCGTTGGCGGGGCAGGGGGATAAAAATTCGGCCGTAAAAAACATGTATGGTTTTGTCACGACGGCAGGAAAAAACAGCTTCCATTTCTATGACGCCGCCAAAACGCTCGGTGACCTGGCGTTGGCCGTCGGCAGCTACGACAACGCGGTGAAGTACTACGGCGCGTTGGCGCGGGCAAGCGATGCCAACTTGCAACTGCAGTCGCGGTACCTGGTCGGTTGGTCGTATTTACAGCAGAAACAGCTCGATGAGGCGGAGAAAGCGTTCGCCGCGGTCGCGTCGGCAACGGTCAATTCCCCCGAACAATTACGTTATCAAAAGCTTTCGATCGCGGGGCAAGCGGCAATCGCTGCGGCCAAGGGACAAGCCGACCAGGGCCTGGACAGCTTGAACAAGTTGATCGAAGAGAGCGATCCGGCCGACGCCGAACTGTTCGGCCGATTGTACAACGCCCAAGGAGCGTGCCTGGCCGCCAAGAGCGATCCCGAGGGGGCGGTGTTGGCTTATTTGAAAACCCACCTTTTGTTCCCATCGGACCCCGATTCGCACGCCGAAGCGCTCGCAGAATTGGTACAGTTATGGCCACAGGTCGGGCATCCCGAACGTGCCAATGAAGCCCGCACAATCCTGCAAGCCCGCTACCCGGGGCGAAACTGA
- a CDS encoding MotA/TolQ/ExbB proton channel family protein, with protein MTRLSNLTNAKRPAVGLFGWCFIALAFSLFAVVTPVSAQDEAADEFADAPAEPVAAAPAEDGGAAPAAAPAAAAPDASDQSLLGWVYQSLGLTYLLVFLALSFTFVSLLVMNLLTARRDTLCPQELVDSFEEKLDGKDFQQAYDLARADESVLGHVLSAGLAKLSKGYNKALEGMQEVGEEESMKLEHRLSYMALIGNISPMIGLFGTVDGMIRSFQVIATSGSTPKPSELAGGISTALFTTLVGLAIAIPAIAAYNILRNRVTRLLLEVGVTSEDLMSRFEDIKPGAK; from the coding sequence ATGACCCGATTGTCGAACCTGACCAATGCCAAGCGGCCTGCAGTGGGCCTTTTCGGGTGGTGTTTTATCGCCCTGGCCTTCTCGCTGTTCGCCGTTGTCACGCCAGTTTCGGCGCAGGACGAAGCGGCCGATGAATTCGCCGACGCGCCCGCAGAACCCGTCGCAGCCGCTCCGGCCGAAGACGGAGGTGCCGCGCCAGCGGCCGCGCCCGCAGCGGCTGCTCCCGACGCTAGTGATCAAAGCTTGCTGGGTTGGGTTTATCAATCGCTAGGCCTGACCTACCTGCTGGTCTTTTTGGCGCTGTCGTTCACGTTCGTCTCCTTACTGGTGATGAATCTGTTGACCGCCCGCCGCGATACGTTGTGCCCTCAGGAATTGGTCGACAGCTTTGAAGAGAAACTGGACGGCAAGGACTTCCAGCAAGCCTACGACCTGGCCCGCGCTGACGAATCGGTGCTGGGACACGTGCTGTCGGCCGGCCTGGCGAAATTGTCCAAGGGCTACAACAAAGCGCTCGAAGGAATGCAAGAAGTGGGCGAAGAGGAGAGCATGAAGCTGGAGCACCGCTTGAGTTACATGGCATTGATCGGCAACATCAGCCCTATGATCGGTCTGTTTGGAACGGTCGACGGAATGATTCGATCGTTCCAGGTAATCGCGACCAGCGGTTCGACGCCGAAGCCCAGCGAACTGGCCGGCGGTATCTCGACGGCGTTGTTCACGACGCTTGTCGGTCTGGCGATCGCGATTCCCGCCATCGCAGCCTACAACATCTTGCGCAACCGCGTGACGCGATTGCTGCTGGAAGTCGGTGTGACCAGCGAAGATCTGATGAGTCGCTTTGAAGACATCAAGCCAGGCGCCAAATAG
- a CDS encoding ExbD/TolR family protein encodes MRVKSKKPEIVEGDLTPMIDMTFQLIAFFMVLINFSQTEANERVQLPSSELARPPEGEIESPIIIHVAADGTAIIGAEEISVDTMRPILNREISVLKSSGKTAEDANIIIRAHKDAATGKAQEIISVCQEVGFENFLLRAKEEVL; translated from the coding sequence ATGCGCGTGAAATCAAAGAAACCCGAGATCGTAGAAGGCGATTTGACGCCGATGATCGATATGACATTTCAATTGATCGCGTTCTTCATGGTATTGATCAATTTCTCGCAAACCGAAGCGAACGAACGGGTTCAGCTGCCCAGCAGCGAACTGGCGCGTCCCCCCGAGGGCGAGATCGAATCACCGATCATCATCCACGTCGCTGCCGACGGAACCGCGATCATCGGGGCCGAGGAAATCTCGGTCGACACGATGCGACCGATCCTGAATCGCGAGATCAGCGTCCTGAAATCCAGCGGCAAGACCGCCGAGGATGCGAACATCATCATCCGCGCCCATAAAGATGCGGCGACGGGGAAGGCCCAGGAAATCATCAGCGTCTGCCAAGAGGTCGGCTTTGAGAACTTCCTGCTTCGAGCCAAGGAGGAAGTGCTATGA